From Azospirillum baldaniorum, the proteins below share one genomic window:
- the glp gene encoding gephyrin-like molybdotransferase Glp — translation MDCFAGPGPAAPLPLDEALARVQRTYGAVTELEEVPLRAALGRILAEPVTATVNVPPVAVSAMDGWGFGTADGAETGDVRRLTVVGRVPAGSVFPGTVGPGEAVRIFTGAPIPAGVDTVAMQEDCRAEDGAVLVPASLKRGANIREAGEDMTAGSVVLTPGLRLRAQEIGLAAAVGRSSLSVRKRLRVVLFSTGDELREPGTDKPEGTIYDANRYTLAAQLDALGAEVRDLGILPDKPDVTRAALADAATTADLVVTSGGASVGEEDHVKRVVGELGSVDLWKLALKPGKPLALGRIGTTPFLGLPGNPVSAMVTFMLVGRPLVLRLSGAESAPAPRCLVVAGFEFRKKPGRREFLRARLATGPDGRPVAHKFPSDSSGVLTSMVEADGLVDMPADATAIHDGDMVEFLPFTGLFA, via the coding sequence ATGGACTGCTTCGCCGGCCCCGGCCCCGCCGCCCCCCTTCCGCTGGACGAGGCGTTGGCCCGTGTGCAGCGGACCTACGGCGCGGTGACGGAGCTCGAGGAGGTGCCGTTGCGCGCCGCGCTCGGCCGTATCCTGGCGGAACCGGTGACGGCGACGGTGAACGTGCCGCCGGTCGCCGTCTCGGCGATGGACGGCTGGGGGTTCGGCACGGCGGACGGTGCCGAGACAGGCGATGTCCGGCGGTTGACGGTGGTGGGGCGCGTGCCGGCGGGCTCCGTCTTCCCCGGTACGGTCGGGCCGGGCGAGGCGGTGCGCATCTTCACGGGCGCGCCGATTCCGGCGGGGGTGGACACCGTGGCCATGCAGGAGGACTGCCGGGCCGAGGATGGGGCGGTGCTGGTGCCCGCCAGCCTCAAGCGCGGCGCCAACATCCGCGAGGCCGGGGAGGACATGACGGCGGGGTCCGTCGTGCTGACCCCCGGCCTGCGGCTGCGCGCCCAGGAGATCGGCTTGGCCGCCGCGGTCGGGCGGTCCAGCCTGTCGGTGCGCAAGCGTCTGCGCGTCGTCCTGTTCTCAACCGGCGACGAACTGCGCGAGCCGGGAACGGACAAGCCGGAGGGCACCATATACGACGCCAACCGCTACACGCTGGCCGCCCAGCTCGACGCGCTGGGGGCGGAGGTGCGCGACCTCGGCATTCTGCCCGACAAGCCGGACGTGACCCGCGCCGCCCTGGCCGACGCCGCAACGACCGCCGACCTCGTCGTCACCTCCGGCGGCGCCTCGGTGGGGGAGGAGGACCATGTGAAGAGGGTGGTCGGCGAGCTTGGCTCCGTCGATCTGTGGAAGCTCGCGCTGAAGCCGGGCAAGCCGCTGGCGCTCGGGCGCATCGGCACCACGCCGTTCCTCGGCCTGCCGGGAAACCCGGTCTCGGCCATGGTGACCTTCATGCTGGTGGGGCGCCCGCTGGTGTTGCGCCTGTCGGGGGCGGAGAGCGCGCCGGCTCCGCGCTGCCTCGTGGTTGCCGGTTTCGAGTTCAGGAAGAAGCCGGGGCGCCGCGAGTTCCTGCGCGCCCGTCTGGCGACCGGACCCGATGGCCGCCCGGTCGCCCACAAGTTTCCCAGCGACAGCTCCGGCGTCCTGACCTCGATGGTCGAGGCCGACGGGCTGGTGGACATGCCGGCGGACGCCACCGCAATCCATGACGGGGATATGGTGGAGTTCCTGCCCTTCACCGGGCTGTTCGCCTGA
- a CDS encoding 2-hydroxyacid dehydrogenase, translating into MKPEILLVESMMPDIEAALDAGYTVHRLAGAPDRDQLVAEVGPRVRAVVTGGGTGVSNAIMDACPNLGIVAINGVGTDAVDLKHAAGRGVRVTNTPDVLTDDVADLAIGLMIAGSRRMMVGDRFVRAGRWPGGGLPLARKVTGKRLGILGLGRIGMAIAQRAAGFGMDIAYTNRKPRSDVPYRFVASPVDLARESDILIVAASAGPDARNMVNRAVIEALGPDGLLVNVARGAVVDEPELVAALADGRLGGAALDVFANEPHAPEALFGLDNVVLQPHQASATVETRMAMGNLVLANLSAFFAGQPLPTAVV; encoded by the coding sequence ATGAAGCCGGAGATCCTCCTCGTCGAATCCATGATGCCGGACATCGAGGCGGCGCTGGACGCGGGCTACACCGTCCACCGCCTCGCCGGGGCGCCCGACCGTGACCAGCTTGTCGCGGAGGTGGGGCCGCGCGTCCGCGCCGTCGTCACCGGCGGCGGCACGGGCGTCAGCAACGCGATCATGGACGCCTGCCCGAACCTGGGGATCGTCGCGATCAACGGCGTCGGCACCGACGCGGTGGACCTGAAGCACGCGGCCGGCCGCGGCGTCCGCGTCACCAACACGCCCGACGTGCTGACCGACGACGTGGCCGACCTCGCCATCGGGCTGATGATCGCCGGATCGCGCCGCATGATGGTCGGCGACCGCTTCGTGCGCGCCGGGCGCTGGCCGGGCGGAGGGCTGCCGCTGGCCCGCAAGGTCACCGGCAAGCGACTGGGCATCCTGGGGCTGGGCCGCATCGGGATGGCCATCGCCCAGCGCGCCGCCGGATTCGGCATGGACATCGCCTACACCAACCGCAAGCCGCGCAGCGACGTGCCCTACCGCTTCGTCGCCTCCCCGGTCGATCTGGCGCGGGAGAGCGACATCCTGATCGTCGCCGCCTCGGCCGGCCCGGACGCCCGCAACATGGTCAACCGCGCGGTGATCGAAGCGCTGGGGCCGGACGGGCTGCTGGTCAACGTCGCCCGCGGCGCCGTGGTGGACGAGCCGGAACTGGTCGCCGCTTTGGCCGACGGGCGTCTCGGCGGGGCCGCGCTGGACGTCTTCGCCAACGAACCGCACGCGCCGGAAGCCCTGTTCGGCCTGGACAACGTCGTCCTGCAGCCGCATCAGGCGAGCGCTACGGTGGAGACGCGCATGGCCATGGGCAATCTGGTGCTGGCGAACCTGTCGGCCTTCTTCGCCGGCCAGCCGCTGCCGACCGCCGTCGTCTGA
- a CDS encoding DUF1244 domain-containing protein — protein sequence MDEKTRTELEAAAFRGLVAHLQKRTDVQNIDLMNLAGFCRNCLSKWYAAAAKERNVPLTDEEARIAVYGMPYSEWKAKHQKEATPEQQKTFEDTKPLHAEISGHMPKK from the coding sequence ATGGACGAGAAGACCCGCACCGAGTTGGAAGCCGCCGCGTTCCGCGGTCTGGTCGCGCATCTCCAGAAGCGCACCGACGTGCAGAACATCGACCTGATGAATTTGGCCGGCTTCTGCCGCAACTGCCTGTCCAAATGGTACGCCGCCGCCGCCAAGGAGCGGAACGTGCCGCTGACCGACGAGGAGGCCCGCATCGCCGTCTATGGGATGCCCTATTCGGAATGGAAGGCGAAGCACCAGAAGGAAGCCACCCCGGAGCAGCAGAAGACCTTCGAGGACACCAAGCCCCTGCACGCCGAGATCAGCGGCCACATGCCGAAGAAGTAA
- a CDS encoding transporter substrate-binding domain-containing protein, with the protein MTLSITRRLAVAGVMMAAAVALAVPAAAQTVDEIKSKGKLTIGMLVDFPPFGITTADGKPDGYDADVAKLLGKHMGVPVEIVPVTGPNRIPYLLTNKVDLLVASLGITPARAEQVQFSEPYAAIEIGLVAPANTKIKEAAELSGKRIGVARASTQDNALTAVAPKDARIMRFDDDASAVQAMLSGQVDALGLSNVVTKEIKKLAPQANYEMKFVLNRQVQGIAMRKGQDALLKWVNEFIETAKSNGELNEVHKKWLGTDLPPLTKS; encoded by the coding sequence ATGACCCTGTCGATCACCCGCCGCCTCGCCGTCGCCGGCGTTATGATGGCTGCTGCCGTCGCCCTGGCCGTTCCGGCCGCCGCCCAGACCGTCGACGAGATCAAGTCGAAGGGCAAGCTGACCATCGGCATGCTGGTGGACTTCCCGCCCTTCGGGATCACCACCGCCGACGGCAAGCCGGACGGCTACGACGCCGACGTCGCCAAGCTGCTGGGCAAGCACATGGGCGTCCCGGTGGAGATCGTTCCGGTCACCGGCCCGAACCGCATCCCCTACCTGCTGACCAACAAGGTCGACCTGCTGGTCGCCTCGCTGGGCATCACCCCGGCGCGCGCCGAACAGGTGCAGTTCTCCGAGCCCTACGCCGCCATCGAGATCGGTCTGGTCGCCCCGGCTAACACCAAGATCAAGGAGGCCGCGGAGCTGTCGGGCAAGCGCATCGGCGTCGCCCGCGCCAGCACCCAGGACAACGCCCTGACCGCCGTCGCCCCGAAGGACGCGCGCATCATGCGCTTCGACGACGACGCCAGCGCCGTTCAGGCCATGCTGTCGGGTCAGGTGGACGCGCTGGGCCTCAGCAACGTGGTCACCAAGGAGATCAAGAAGCTGGCCCCGCAGGCCAACTACGAGATGAAGTTCGTGCTGAACCGTCAGGTCCAGGGCATCGCCATGCGCAAGGGCCAGGACGCCCTGCTGAAGTGGGTCAACGAGTTCATCGAGACCGCGAAGTCGAACGGCGAGCTGAACGAGGTCCACAAGAAGTGGCTGGGCACCGACCTGCCCCCGCTGACCAAGTCGTAA
- a CDS encoding LacI family DNA-binding transcriptional regulator gives MTILDERGGPARITLTEVAHHAGVSRSTVSLVLRGSPLVAAETRERVQAAIAALGYVYNRGAATLRAARTDTVGLLVCEINNSFYGELTAGVDDVLGEQGVVAFLANTAESGERQDRYLQRMREQNVDGVIICPAAGTAPALLDRLRQWQLPVVQALRFISAREGDYAGVDYEFGMEMVTEHLLRLGHRRIAFVGGNLSHSAFAGRRVGFAAALRRHGLTPDLVVRCPATRRGGLDAVGPLMDLADPPTAMLCYNDLVAFGVMLGLEARGLRAGRDIAVTGFDDMAEAAMSRPALTTVATSARQIGQDAARLLLRRIADPQGAPERVILPARLVIRESCGAMRVQLDKHQ, from the coding sequence ATGACCATCCTCGACGAGCGCGGCGGACCGGCCCGCATCACCCTGACGGAGGTGGCGCACCACGCCGGGGTGTCGCGGTCCACCGTCTCGCTCGTCCTGCGCGGCAGCCCGCTGGTCGCCGCCGAGACGCGGGAGCGCGTGCAGGCCGCCATCGCGGCGTTGGGCTACGTCTACAACCGCGGCGCCGCGACGCTGCGCGCCGCCCGCACCGACACGGTCGGGCTGCTCGTCTGCGAGATCAACAACTCCTTCTACGGCGAACTGACCGCCGGGGTGGACGACGTCCTGGGTGAGCAGGGGGTCGTCGCCTTCCTCGCCAACACCGCGGAATCGGGGGAGCGGCAGGACCGCTACCTCCAGCGCATGCGCGAGCAGAATGTGGACGGGGTGATCATCTGCCCCGCCGCCGGCACCGCGCCGGCCCTGCTGGACCGGCTGCGCCAGTGGCAGCTTCCCGTCGTCCAGGCGCTGCGCTTCATCTCCGCCCGCGAAGGCGATTACGCCGGGGTCGATTATGAGTTCGGGATGGAGATGGTGACCGAGCATCTGCTGCGGCTCGGCCATCGCCGCATCGCCTTCGTCGGCGGCAACCTGTCCCACTCCGCCTTCGCCGGGCGCCGTGTCGGCTTCGCCGCAGCCCTGCGCCGCCACGGCCTGACCCCGGACCTGGTCGTCCGCTGCCCGGCCACCCGCCGCGGCGGGCTGGACGCGGTGGGGCCGCTGATGGACCTTGCCGACCCGCCCACCGCGATGCTTTGTTACAACGATCTGGTTGCTTTCGGCGTGATGCTGGGGCTGGAGGCCCGCGGTCTGCGGGCTGGACGGGACATCGCCGTGACAGGGTTCGACGATATGGCCGAAGCGGCGATGAGCCGCCCCGCCCTGACCACCGTCGCGACCTCCGCCCGCCAGATCGGGCAGGATGCCGCCCGCCTGCTGCTGCGCCGCATCGCCGACCCGCAGGGCGCGCCGGAGCGCGTGATCCTGCCCGCCCGGCTGGTCATCCGCGAGTCCTGTGGCGCCATGAGAGTCCAACTCGACAAGCACCAATAA
- a CDS encoding DUF2478 domain-containing protein, with protein MPTLRPAVPPPLRPGAVVHGPGSTAVDAMIDRFVMELQRRGFRVGGVIQRNTGAPGDCADLMELVDVATGKAYDISQHLGRQSQSCRVDPQGVAEASQALRRAIAERADLLVVNKFAGLEAHGEGLADELLAGIAEGIPVLTSVGSRFLNEWQSFTGGFTALISPDEDALWRWWGAHRLYDDLLHGVEDAEVRAITIGAKWIMVETDGVRGPGIGLAARPQSAPPPDPARWAGVGLAELAAHAARSWDPQEAAVGMAALNAHYNRPDLTGSSANGLDLFTGMEGRVVVFGAFPQIARRLPNAHVVEMNPSDGEYPEAAGEWLLPGAEGAAITASTLTNRSLPRLLSVAQGTCVALVGPGTPLTPRLFRYGVAVLAGFVVEDRDAVAEAILAGGSSQSFHRHGRFVTLHNEQN; from the coding sequence ATGCCGACCCTGCGCCCTGCGGTCCCGCCCCCGCTGCGTCCCGGTGCGGTGGTCCATGGCCCCGGCTCCACCGCCGTGGACGCGATGATCGACCGGTTCGTGATGGAATTGCAGCGGCGCGGCTTCCGCGTCGGCGGCGTGATCCAGCGCAACACCGGTGCCCCCGGCGACTGCGCCGACCTGATGGAGCTGGTGGACGTCGCCACCGGCAAGGCCTACGACATTTCCCAGCATCTGGGCCGCCAGTCGCAATCCTGCCGCGTCGACCCCCAGGGGGTGGCCGAGGCCAGCCAAGCGCTGCGCCGCGCCATCGCGGAGCGCGCCGACCTGCTGGTGGTCAACAAGTTCGCCGGGCTGGAGGCGCATGGCGAAGGGCTGGCGGACGAGCTGCTGGCCGGCATCGCCGAAGGCATCCCGGTGCTGACCAGCGTCGGCAGCCGCTTCCTCAACGAGTGGCAGAGCTTCACCGGCGGCTTCACCGCGCTGATCTCGCCGGACGAGGACGCGCTGTGGCGCTGGTGGGGCGCGCACCGGCTCTACGACGACCTGCTGCACGGGGTGGAGGATGCGGAGGTCCGCGCCATCACCATCGGCGCCAAATGGATCATGGTGGAGACGGACGGCGTCCGGGGACCCGGCATCGGGTTGGCCGCCCGCCCGCAGTCGGCGCCACCGCCCGATCCGGCGCGCTGGGCCGGCGTCGGCCTCGCCGAACTGGCCGCGCACGCCGCCCGCTCCTGGGACCCGCAGGAAGCCGCGGTCGGCATGGCCGCCCTGAACGCCCATTACAACCGCCCCGACCTGACCGGCTCTTCGGCCAACGGGCTGGACCTGTTCACCGGGATGGAGGGGCGCGTCGTCGTCTTCGGGGCCTTCCCGCAGATTGCCCGTCGCCTGCCCAACGCCCATGTGGTCGAAATGAATCCCAGCGACGGGGAGTATCCGGAAGCCGCCGGGGAATGGCTGCTGCCGGGCGCTGAGGGGGCGGCGATCACCGCATCCACCCTGACCAACCGCAGCCTGCCCCGCCTGCTGTCGGTGGCGCAGGGAACCTGCGTCGCCCTGGTCGGACCGGGGACGCCGCTGACCCCGCGGCTGTTCCGCTACGGCGTCGCCGTGCTGGCCGGCTTCGTGGTGGAGGACCGCGACGCCGTGGCCGAGGCGATCCTGGCCGGTGGCTCGTCCCAGAGCTTCCACCGCCATGGCCGCTTCGTCACGCTGCACAACGAACAGAATTGA
- a CDS encoding amino acid ABC transporter permease, translating to MIRAFSYNEFLFLLSAVQWTLALSAIAFIGGATVGLVIALARTSDIKAVRLAATGYIQLFQGTPLLMQLFLVFFGATVMGLDLNPWAAAALGLTLNASAFLGEIWRGCIQAVPRGQWEAASALGLRYPGLMRYVILPQAVKVAVPPTVGFLVQLIKSTSLAAIIGFTELTRAGQIVNNATFQPFLVFGIVAVLYFLMCWPLSLLSARLERRYALATR from the coding sequence ATGATCCGCGCCTTCAGTTACAACGAATTCCTCTTTCTTCTCAGCGCCGTGCAATGGACGCTGGCGCTCTCGGCCATCGCCTTCATCGGCGGGGCCACCGTCGGGCTGGTCATCGCGCTGGCCCGCACCTCGGACATCAAGGCGGTGCGGCTGGCCGCCACAGGCTACATCCAGCTGTTCCAGGGCACGCCGCTGCTGATGCAGCTCTTCCTGGTGTTCTTCGGCGCCACGGTGATGGGGCTCGACCTCAACCCCTGGGCCGCCGCCGCGCTGGGCCTGACGCTCAACGCCAGCGCCTTCCTCGGCGAGATCTGGCGCGGCTGCATCCAGGCGGTGCCCCGCGGCCAGTGGGAGGCCGCCTCGGCGCTCGGCCTGCGCTATCCGGGGCTGATGCGCTACGTGATCCTGCCGCAGGCGGTGAAGGTCGCGGTGCCGCCGACGGTGGGCTTCCTCGTGCAGCTCATCAAGAGCACGTCGCTGGCCGCCATCATCGGCTTCACCGAGCTGACCCGCGCCGGGCAGATCGTCAACAACGCCACCTTCCAGCCCTTCCTGGTGTTCGGGATCGTGGCGGTGCTCTACTTCCTGATGTGCTGGCCGCTGTCGCTGCTCAGCGCCCGTCTGGAGCGGCGCTACGCCCTCGCCACCCGCTGA
- a CDS encoding sulfurtransferase TusA family protein, with protein sequence MAAKELDVKGLHCPLPILRTRALLDKMAEGEEVIVYATDPASIIDFKHFCNTTDNLLLAHETRGEVFVYHIRRGASAA encoded by the coding sequence GTGGCGGCCAAGGAACTCGACGTGAAGGGGCTGCATTGCCCGCTGCCCATCCTGCGGACGCGCGCCCTGCTGGACAAAATGGCCGAGGGGGAGGAGGTGATCGTCTACGCCACCGACCCGGCGTCGATCATCGATTTCAAGCATTTCTGCAACACGACCGACAACCTGCTGCTGGCGCACGAGACGCGCGGCGAGGTGTTCGTGTACCACATCCGCCGCGGCGCCTCCGCCGCGTGA
- a CDS encoding amino acid ABC transporter ATP-binding protein, whose protein sequence is MASAYDTTDVPAPRPVSGEVVIRMAGVQKWYDSFHVLKDIELEVHKGERIVICGPSGSGKSTLIRCINQLEKHQKGTITVNGVTIDAHHRHLDQVRRDVGMVFQQFNLFPHLTVVENCMLAPMRVRGTSKQEARDIAMKYLARVRIPEQADKYPGQLSGGQQQRVAIARSLCMNPKVMLFDEPTSALDPEMVKEVLDTMIGLAEDGMTMLCVTHEMGFAKSVADRVIFMDRGEIVEQATPAEFFTNPKSERTRNFLGQILTH, encoded by the coding sequence ATGGCCTCGGCTTACGATACCACGGACGTCCCCGCGCCGCGGCCGGTCAGCGGCGAGGTCGTCATCCGGATGGCCGGCGTCCAGAAATGGTACGACAGCTTCCATGTGCTGAAGGACATCGAACTGGAGGTCCACAAGGGCGAGCGGATCGTCATCTGCGGCCCCTCGGGCTCCGGCAAGTCCACGCTGATCCGCTGCATCAACCAGCTCGAGAAGCACCAGAAGGGCACGATCACCGTCAACGGCGTCACGATCGACGCCCACCACCGCCACCTCGATCAGGTGCGGCGCGACGTCGGGATGGTGTTCCAGCAGTTCAACCTGTTCCCGCACCTGACCGTGGTCGAGAACTGCATGCTGGCGCCCATGCGGGTGCGTGGCACCTCCAAGCAGGAGGCGCGCGACATCGCCATGAAGTATCTGGCGCGCGTGCGCATCCCGGAGCAGGCGGACAAATATCCCGGCCAGCTCTCCGGCGGGCAGCAGCAGCGCGTCGCCATCGCCCGCTCGCTGTGCATGAACCCCAAGGTCATGCTGTTCGACGAGCCAACCTCGGCGCTCGACCCCGAGATGGTCAAGGAGGTCCTCGACACCATGATCGGGCTGGCCGAGGACGGCATGACCATGCTGTGCGTCACGCACGAGATGGGCTTCGCCAAGTCGGTCGCCGACCGCGTCATCTTCATGGACCGCGGCGAGATCGTCGAGCAGGCCACCCCCGCCGAGTTCTTCACGAACCCGAAGTCCGAGCGGACCCGCAACTTCCTCGGCCAGATCCTTACCCACTGA
- a CDS encoding 2-keto-4-pentenoate hydratase, whose amino-acid sequence MPDEMNNAAFSDSVDALIQARKNRDWLSALPTRPTSEAEAYAIQDAVARRLGPVVAWKVGARTPDTEPFRAPIHADTLFFDTTTLPAADYQVIGMEAEIAYKFAKDLPPRAEPYSREEVLDAVESVHPAFEIVDTRFAGFGSQDGLSHMADQFNHGALVVGPAIADWRSLEPLKERVALVVDGETKADTVAGNSAGEPVRLLVWMANTGAVSLGGLKAGDVVTTGSHVGTVMVPAGSTSVAVYGTMGTYELTVK is encoded by the coding sequence ATGCCCGATGAGATGAACAACGCCGCATTCAGCGATTCCGTCGACGCTCTGATCCAGGCGCGGAAAAACCGCGACTGGCTGTCTGCCCTGCCGACCCGCCCGACCAGCGAAGCCGAGGCCTACGCCATCCAGGACGCCGTGGCCCGCCGCCTCGGCCCGGTGGTCGCCTGGAAGGTCGGCGCCCGCACGCCGGACACGGAGCCGTTCCGCGCGCCCATCCACGCCGACACGCTGTTCTTCGACACCACGACGCTCCCCGCGGCGGACTATCAGGTCATCGGCATGGAGGCCGAGATCGCCTACAAGTTCGCCAAGGATCTGCCGCCCCGCGCCGAGCCCTACAGCCGCGAAGAGGTCCTCGACGCCGTCGAGTCCGTCCATCCCGCCTTTGAGATCGTCGACACGCGCTTCGCCGGCTTCGGCTCGCAGGACGGGCTCAGCCACATGGCCGACCAGTTCAACCACGGCGCCCTGGTCGTCGGTCCGGCCATCGCTGACTGGCGTTCGCTGGAGCCGCTGAAGGAGCGGGTCGCCCTGGTCGTCGACGGCGAGACGAAGGCCGACACGGTCGCCGGCAACTCGGCGGGCGAGCCGGTGCGGCTCCTGGTGTGGATGGCCAACACCGGCGCGGTCAGCCTGGGCGGCCTGAAGGCCGGCGACGTGGTGACCACCGGGTCGCACGTCGGGACCGTCATGGTCCCGGCGGGCAGCACGTCGGTCGCCGTGTACGGGACGATGGGCACCTACGAGCTGACGGTGAAGTGA
- a CDS encoding amino acid ABC transporter permease: MNYTFDFKAVVDSWDYLLQGAWLTVQLSIGAMVLGLIVAILCALGKTSGPKPVRWVINAYIEVVRNTPFLVQIFLIFFGLPTMGVRLSPDLAALIAMVVNVGAYATEIIRAGIESIQKGQIEAGLALGLKPLQVFRYIVIKPALRTVYPALTSQFILLMLSSSVVSAISADELTSVANNIQSQTFRSFEIYIVVTGIYLMLAMMFSALFAGIYKLAFAYDTDRR, translated from the coding sequence GTGAACTACACCTTCGATTTCAAGGCGGTCGTCGATTCCTGGGACTATCTGCTCCAGGGCGCCTGGCTGACCGTGCAATTGTCGATCGGCGCCATGGTTCTCGGCCTGATCGTCGCGATTCTCTGCGCGCTGGGCAAGACATCCGGGCCGAAGCCGGTCCGCTGGGTGATCAACGCCTACATCGAGGTGGTGCGCAACACGCCCTTCCTGGTGCAGATCTTCCTGATCTTCTTCGGGCTGCCGACCATGGGCGTCCGCCTGTCGCCCGACCTCGCCGCGCTGATCGCCATGGTGGTCAATGTCGGAGCCTACGCGACGGAGATCATCCGGGCCGGCATCGAATCGATCCAAAAGGGCCAGATCGAAGCCGGGCTGGCGCTGGGGCTGAAGCCGTTGCAGGTCTTCCGCTACATCGTCATCAAGCCGGCGCTGCGCACCGTCTACCCCGCGCTGACCAGCCAGTTCATCCTGCTGATGCTCAGCTCCAGCGTGGTCTCGGCGATCTCGGCGGACGAGCTGACCTCGGTCGCCAACAACATCCAGTCGCAGACCTTCCGCAGCTTCGAGATCTACATCGTGGTGACCGGCATCTATCTGATGCTGGCGATGATGTTCTCCGCGCTGTTCGCCGGCATCTACAAGCTGGCCTTCGCCTACGACACCGACCGGCGCTGA